A single region of the Ancylobacter novellus DSM 506 genome encodes:
- the sufC gene encoding Fe-S cluster assembly ATPase SufC, with amino-acid sequence MLEIDNLHAKIDGDEGQEILKGLSLKVNPGEVHAIMGPNGSGKSTLSYILAGKEDYEVTDGSVTLDGEDLLEMEIDERAAKGVFLAFQYPVEVPGVATMTFLRSALNAQRKKRGEAEISTPDFLRLVRDKAANLGISQDMLRRGVNVGFSGGEKKRAEILQMAILEPKLCILDETDSGLDIDALKVVSEGVNALRSPDRAMIVITHYQRLLNHIVPDFVHVMHKGRIVRSGGKELALELEANGYAEYQQDAA; translated from the coding sequence ATGCTCGAAATCGACAACCTGCACGCCAAGATCGACGGCGACGAGGGGCAGGAAATCCTCAAGGGCCTCTCGCTGAAGGTGAACCCCGGCGAGGTCCACGCCATCATGGGCCCGAACGGCTCCGGCAAGTCGACGCTCTCCTACATCCTGGCCGGCAAGGAGGACTACGAGGTCACCGACGGCTCGGTCACGCTCGACGGCGAGGACCTCTTGGAGATGGAGATCGACGAGCGCGCCGCGAAGGGCGTGTTCCTCGCCTTCCAGTACCCGGTCGAGGTGCCCGGCGTCGCCACCATGACCTTCCTGCGCTCGGCGCTGAACGCGCAGCGCAAGAAGCGCGGCGAGGCGGAGATCTCCACCCCCGACTTCCTGCGCCTCGTGCGCGACAAGGCGGCGAACCTCGGCATCAGCCAGGACATGCTGCGGCGCGGCGTCAATGTCGGCTTCTCCGGCGGCGAGAAGAAGCGCGCCGAGATCCTGCAGATGGCCATTCTCGAGCCGAAGCTGTGCATCCTCGACGAGACCGATTCCGGCCTCGACATCGACGCGCTGAAGGTCGTCTCCGAGGGCGTCAACGCGCTGCGCTCGCCCGACCGGGCGATGATCGTCATCACCCACTACCAGCGCCTGCTCAATCACATCGTGCCGGACTTCGTGCATGTCATGCACAAGGGCCGCATCGTCCGCTCGGGCGGCAAGGAACTGGCGCTGGAGCTGGAAGCCAACGGCTATGCCGAGTACCAGCAGGACGCGGCGTGA
- a CDS encoding alpha/beta hydrolase, which translates to MPEVIFTGEKGRLEGRYQPAKQRHAPIAIILHPHPQFGGTMNNPVVYNLYYQFVNRGFSTLRFNFRGVGRSQGTFDHGQGELADAAAALDWAQSINPDARACWIAGFSFGAWIGMQLLMRRPEVEGFISIAAPANLYDFSFLAPCPSSGLFVHGDKDAVVPFSAVTGLVEKLKTQKGIVIDQQTVAGANHFFDGKTEELMEVVGAYLDKRLPETAKKITAA; encoded by the coding sequence ATGCCTGAGGTCATTTTCACCGGCGAGAAGGGGCGGCTCGAGGGCCGCTACCAGCCGGCCAAGCAGCGCCACGCGCCGATCGCCATCATCCTGCACCCGCACCCGCAGTTCGGCGGCACGATGAACAACCCGGTCGTCTACAACCTCTACTACCAGTTCGTGAACCGGGGCTTCTCGACGCTGCGCTTCAACTTCCGCGGCGTCGGCCGCTCGCAGGGCACGTTCGACCACGGCCAGGGCGAGCTGGCGGATGCCGCCGCGGCGCTGGACTGGGCGCAGTCGATCAACCCGGACGCGCGCGCCTGCTGGATCGCCGGCTTCTCCTTCGGCGCCTGGATCGGCATGCAGCTCCTGATGCGCCGGCCCGAGGTCGAGGGCTTCATCTCGATCGCCGCCCCGGCGAACCTCTACGACTTCTCCTTCCTCGCCCCCTGCCCGTCCTCCGGCCTGTTCGTGCATGGTGACAAGGACGCGGTGGTGCCGTTCTCCGCGGTCACCGGCCTGGTCGAGAAGCTGAAGACGCAGAAGGGCATCGTCATCGACCAGCAGACGGTCGCGGGCGCCAACCATTTCTTCGACGGCAAGACCGAGGAGTTGATGGAGGTCGTCGGCGCCTATCTCGACAAGCGCCTGCCCGAGACGGCAAAGAAGATCACGGCGGCCTGA
- a CDS encoding cysteine desulfurase family protein, whose amino-acid sequence MSERTYLDHNATSPIRPEARAALLEALDATGNGSSVHGEGRSARAMIEAARARVAALVGADPRGVVFTSCGTEADTLALTPDFRRGEEPLSFDVLLVSAVEHAAVLRGHRFPADRVEVLPVDARGRVRLDLYDAALQRHAEAGHRMLVSVMLANNETGVIQPIAEIARRAHAHGALVHSDAVQVAGRMKVSIADLGVDLVSVSAHKLGGAPGGGALIMADPDLRPAPVFAGGGQERGLRAGSENVPAIAAFGAAAERAAACAEADAARIGDLRERLEDALRCEFPELVLLVGDVDRLPNTSCLALPGVAAETAVIALDLAGVAVSAGSACSSGKVQASHVLGAMGVPERIARAAFRLSFGWSSGEEDVDRALGAFRRVLPGLLRRRAAA is encoded by the coding sequence ATGAGCGAACGCACCTATCTCGACCACAACGCCACCTCGCCGATCCGGCCGGAGGCCCGCGCCGCGCTTCTCGAAGCGCTGGACGCGACCGGCAACGGTTCTTCCGTGCATGGCGAGGGCCGCTCCGCGCGGGCGATGATCGAGGCCGCGCGAGCGCGAGTGGCGGCGCTGGTCGGCGCCGATCCGCGCGGCGTCGTCTTCACCTCCTGCGGCACCGAGGCCGACACGCTGGCGCTGACGCCTGATTTCCGCCGCGGCGAGGAACCCTTGTCCTTCGACGTGCTGCTGGTGAGCGCGGTGGAACACGCCGCCGTGCTGCGCGGCCACCGCTTCCCCGCCGACCGGGTCGAAGTGCTGCCGGTCGATGCGCGCGGGCGCGTGCGGCTCGACCTCTATGACGCGGCGCTTCAGCGCCATGCCGAGGCCGGGCATCGGATGCTCGTCTCGGTCATGCTGGCCAATAACGAGACCGGGGTGATTCAGCCTATCGCCGAGATCGCCCGCCGGGCGCATGCGCATGGCGCGCTCGTCCATAGCGACGCGGTGCAGGTCGCCGGGCGCATGAAGGTGTCGATCGCCGATCTCGGCGTCGACCTCGTTTCCGTTTCCGCCCACAAGCTTGGCGGCGCGCCGGGGGGCGGTGCGCTGATCATGGCGGACCCCGATCTGCGGCCCGCGCCGGTCTTCGCCGGCGGCGGCCAGGAGCGCGGGCTTCGCGCCGGCAGCGAGAACGTGCCGGCCATCGCCGCCTTCGGCGCGGCGGCCGAACGCGCGGCCGCCTGTGCGGAAGCCGACGCCGCGCGCATAGGCGACTTGCGCGAGCGGCTTGAAGACGCTCTAAGGTGCGAATTCCCCGAGCTGGTCCTGCTCGTCGGCGATGTCGACCGCCTGCCCAACACCTCCTGCCTCGCGCTTCCCGGCGTGGCGGCGGAGACCGCGGTGATCGCGCTCGATCTCGCCGGCGTGGCGGTGAGCGCCGGATCGGCCTGCTCGTCGGGCAAGGTCCAGGCCTCGCATGTGCTGGGAGCGATGGGCGTGCCCGAGCGCATTGCGCGCGCGGCTTTCCGCCTGTCCTTCGGCTGGTCGAGCGGGGAAGAGGATGTCGACCGGGCACTCGGCGCGTTCCGCCGGGTGTTGCCGGGACTTTTGCGTCGCCGCGCGGCGGCGTGA
- a CDS encoding DUF3971 domain-containing protein — protein MKEPTTHRSDSGGKRHVKRLRMRRAAKACAVPAGKRRWLRICGWSAGSVAGALVAVFVLVYLLFSTGMLTVDMARPYVERALEARIGEGRAVAIGGIVADRASDGGILLRASDITVRDPDGDIVAAAPQAEVALQDSWLPWLMQPKRVDLVGVRLNILIDAQGQLAVSTEGGSTLRASPQDAPAPDAASPASSAAVPPPTAAAPPAGTAAPSTPVTEAVTPFGPLRLAAVAALADRIDHSGLDGGKLSEIGLKEGVVVIRSDISGRQWTFDDIDLSLSRPPAGGVSFDVKAGGTDGPWSARATIGALVDTQRELSLEVRDLAPRDLLIAAGKAGDDILATSPLTVDLKARIDRAGMLISTEGRLAAGAGELQLGPDVGGRMLIDEAAIAFNLDPAHRQINLTSVAVQAGPFGMDLSGVVSMPADAAGKWSLHTTSAKASFGGGGIHAEKEPPLLLDDIAIDLSFDPAAQKVTIDRGDLKGPQGGLTLGGALELGPPEPSLALTVSATPMSVTSLKRLWPVLAAPEPRHWVYENLISGNVTSAEIAFKAPFSSIGNKSKPLADDALTINVVGTDGSFHPVPGLPPVSGADVTVRVTGRTAHVLVADGAIDTPGKRRLNVSEGVFDISDTAPAKPEAKVRVTVDGSAAAAIELAGMPALRGPAAIPLDASSATGTIDGTAQISVRLSEHIEPSDVDFAFDADLKDFGAAKVAFGQNLDDATVRAFVTPAATVLRGEGKFGGAPASFEYAKPVDGDMTFVLQATLDDAARQKLGMDLAGLSGTVGVKLSGVVGAKSKTADVDIDLTGARLAELVPGWSKPAGKQARLTAKATVTSAGTKLDDLVVSGQGVNIRGTVELDSKAGLVSANLPTFQLSDGDKASVKAENADGVMKVTVRGEVIEARAFLKHLLEAPVAGRPNEKPLDIDLDVNLGVVVGNNGETMRQAVLKLSRRGGDLRAFTLGALVGRDGGVNGDLAPQGNGRPKLRVATSDAGALLRFINLYARIYGGDMWIDVDAPRGDGKPQLGIINMRDFVIRGEPGLDRLIAAAPSSTRDGRLQPGSAIAFRKLQVDFQRSAEQLTIREGAIWGPTIGSTFDGTLDFAADRISVRGTFVPAYGLNNLFSRLPVVGFFLGGGPNEGLVGVTYEIVGPLSGPTLRVNPISAVAPGFLRKIFEFRQAPDPTPPAVVPTR, from the coding sequence ATGAAAGAGCCGACGACGCACAGGTCGGATTCCGGCGGTAAGCGCCACGTCAAGCGACTGCGGATGCGGCGCGCGGCGAAGGCGTGCGCCGTCCCGGCCGGCAAGCGGCGCTGGCTGCGCATCTGCGGCTGGTCGGCGGGCTCGGTCGCCGGCGCCCTGGTGGCGGTCTTCGTCCTCGTCTACCTGCTCTTTTCCACCGGCATGCTCACCGTCGACATGGCCCGTCCCTATGTCGAGCGGGCGCTGGAAGCGCGGATCGGCGAGGGCCGCGCCGTGGCGATCGGCGGCATCGTCGCCGACCGCGCCAGCGATGGCGGCATCCTCCTGCGCGCCAGCGACATCACCGTGCGCGATCCCGATGGCGACATCGTCGCCGCCGCGCCGCAGGCCGAGGTGGCGCTGCAGGACAGCTGGCTGCCGTGGCTGATGCAGCCCAAGCGGGTCGATCTCGTCGGCGTGCGGCTGAACATCCTGATCGACGCGCAGGGCCAGCTCGCGGTCTCCACCGAAGGCGGCAGCACATTGCGCGCCTCGCCCCAGGACGCGCCCGCTCCGGATGCGGCGTCGCCGGCGTCTTCCGCCGCTGTCCCGCCGCCCACGGCCGCCGCTCCCCCCGCCGGGACGGCCGCGCCGTCGACCCCGGTGACCGAGGCGGTGACGCCGTTCGGCCCGCTGCGCCTCGCGGCCGTGGCGGCGCTGGCCGACCGGATCGACCATAGCGGGCTCGACGGCGGCAAGCTCAGCGAGATCGGCCTCAAGGAAGGCGTCGTCGTCATCCGCAGCGACATCAGCGGCCGGCAATGGACCTTCGACGACATCGACCTGTCGCTGTCGCGGCCGCCGGCCGGCGGCGTGAGCTTCGACGTGAAGGCCGGCGGAACGGACGGGCCCTGGTCGGCGCGCGCCACCATCGGCGCGCTGGTCGACACGCAGCGCGAGCTCTCGCTCGAAGTGCGCGACCTCGCCCCCCGCGACCTGCTGATCGCCGCCGGCAAGGCGGGCGACGACATCCTCGCCACCTCGCCGCTCACGGTGGACCTCAAGGCCCGCATCGACCGCGCCGGCATGCTGATCTCGACGGAGGGGCGCCTCGCCGCCGGCGCCGGCGAATTGCAGCTCGGTCCGGATGTCGGCGGGCGCATGCTGATCGACGAGGCGGCCATCGCCTTCAACCTCGATCCGGCGCACCGGCAGATCAACCTGACCTCGGTGGCGGTGCAGGCGGGCCCCTTCGGCATGGACCTGTCGGGCGTCGTGAGCATGCCGGCGGATGCGGCGGGCAAGTGGAGCCTGCACACCACCTCGGCGAAGGCGAGCTTCGGCGGCGGCGGAATCCATGCCGAGAAGGAGCCGCCCTTGCTCCTCGACGACATCGCCATCGACCTCTCCTTCGATCCGGCGGCCCAGAAGGTGACCATCGACCGTGGCGACCTCAAGGGGCCGCAGGGCGGGCTGACGCTCGGCGGCGCGCTCGAACTCGGTCCGCCGGAGCCCTCGCTCGCCCTGACGGTGTCGGCGACGCCGATGTCGGTCACCTCGCTGAAGCGGCTCTGGCCGGTGCTCGCGGCGCCGGAGCCGCGCCACTGGGTCTACGAGAACCTCATCTCCGGCAACGTGACCTCGGCGGAGATTGCCTTCAAGGCGCCGTTCTCCTCCATCGGCAACAAGAGCAAGCCGCTGGCCGACGATGCCCTGACCATCAATGTCGTCGGCACCGATGGCAGCTTCCACCCGGTCCCGGGGCTGCCTCCCGTCTCCGGCGCGGACGTGACCGTGCGCGTGACCGGCCGCACCGCCCATGTTCTCGTCGCCGACGGCGCGATCGACACGCCGGGCAAGCGCCGCCTGAATGTGAGCGAAGGCGTCTTCGACATTTCCGACACCGCGCCGGCGAAGCCGGAGGCGAAGGTGAGGGTGACGGTCGACGGCTCGGCCGCGGCCGCCATCGAGCTGGCCGGCATGCCGGCGCTGCGCGGCCCGGCGGCGATTCCCCTCGATGCCTCCTCGGCGACGGGCACGATCGACGGCACCGCGCAGATCAGCGTGCGGCTGTCCGAGCATATCGAGCCTTCCGACGTCGACTTCGCCTTCGATGCCGACCTGAAGGACTTCGGGGCCGCCAAGGTGGCGTTCGGCCAGAATCTCGACGACGCCACCGTGCGTGCCTTCGTCACGCCGGCCGCCACCGTGCTGCGCGGCGAGGGCAAGTTCGGCGGGGCGCCGGCGAGCTTCGAATATGCCAAGCCGGTCGACGGCGACATGACCTTCGTGCTGCAGGCGACGCTGGACGACGCGGCCCGGCAGAAGCTCGGCATGGATCTCGCCGGCCTGTCCGGCACGGTGGGCGTCAAGCTGTCCGGCGTCGTCGGCGCCAAGTCCAAGACCGCGGACGTCGACATCGATCTCACCGGGGCGCGTCTTGCCGAGCTGGTGCCGGGCTGGTCGAAGCCGGCCGGCAAGCAGGCGAGGCTGACCGCCAAGGCGACGGTGACGTCCGCCGGCACCAAGCTCGACGACCTGGTGGTGAGCGGGCAGGGGGTGAACATACGCGGCACCGTCGAGCTCGACTCCAAGGCCGGGCTGGTCAGCGCCAACCTGCCGACCTTCCAGCTTTCCGACGGCGACAAGGCCAGCGTGAAGGCCGAGAACGCCGATGGCGTGATGAAGGTCACCGTGCGCGGTGAGGTGATCGAGGCGCGGGCCTTCCTCAAGCATCTGCTCGAAGCCCCCGTCGCCGGCCGGCCGAACGAGAAGCCGCTCGACATCGACCTCGACGTCAATCTCGGCGTGGTCGTCGGCAATAATGGCGAGACCATGCGCCAGGCGGTGCTCAAGCTGTCGCGCCGCGGCGGCGACCTGCGGGCCTTCACGCTCGGCGCGCTGGTCGGCCGCGACGGCGGGGTCAACGGCGATCTGGCGCCGCAGGGCAATGGCCGTCCGAAGCTGCGGGTGGCGACAAGCGACGCCGGCGCGCTGCTGCGCTTCATCAATCTCTATGCCCGCATCTATGGCGGCGACATGTGGATCGACGTCGACGCCCCGCGCGGCGACGGCAAGCCGCAGCTCGGCATCATCAACATGCGCGACTTCGTCATCCGCGGCGAACCGGGCCTCGACCGCCTGATCGCGGCGGCGCCGTCGTCCACGCGCGACGGGCGCCTGCAGCCGGGCTCGGCCATCGCCTTTCGCAAGCTTCAGGTCGATTTCCAGCGCTCGGCCGAGCAGCTCACCATTCGCGAGGGCGCCATCTGGGGCCCGACCATCGGCTCGACCTTCGACGGCACGCTCGACTTCGCCGCCGACCGCATCTCGGTGCGCGGCACCTTCGTGCCGGCCTATGGGCTGAACAATCTGTTCAGCCGCCTGCCGGTGGTCGGCTTCTTCCTCGGCGGCGGGCCGAATGAGGGGCTGGTGGGCGTGACCTACGAGATCGTCGGCCCGCTCTCCGGCCCGACGCTGCGGGTGAACCCGATCTCCGCCGTGGCGCCGGGCTTCCTGCGCAAGATCTTCGAGTTCCGCCAGGCGCCCGATCCCACGCCGCCGGCCGTGGTGCCGACGCGGTAG
- the tyrS gene encoding tyrosine--tRNA ligase, with amino-acid sequence MSKFRSDFLRTLDERGFIHQISDEQGLDDLFAKETVTAYIGFDPTAPSLHAGGLIQIMMLHWLQQTGHRPVSLMGGGTGMVGDPSFKDEARQLMTVDTIEANIASIRRVFSNYLSYGDSNHGDSLRGALMINNAEWLRELNYLEFLRDVGRHFSVNRMLSFDSVKMRLEREQSLSFLEFNYMILQAYDFVELNKRYGVRLQMGGSDQWGNIVNGIDLGHRMGSPQLYALTSPLLTTASGAKMGKTLGGAVWLNADLLGPYEFWQYWRNTEDADVPRFLKLYTTLPMAEIARLSALGGAELNEVKKILATEVTAMLHGRAAAEAAAETARKTFEEGGLSADLPTVEVPAGELEAGIGVLAAFAEKTGLVASNGEARRQIKGGGLKVNDATVTDEKAVLTARDLTPEGVVKLSLGKKKHVLLRPV; translated from the coding sequence ATGAGCAAGTTCCGATCCGATTTCCTCCGCACGCTGGACGAGCGCGGCTTCATTCATCAGATCTCCGATGAACAGGGCCTCGACGATCTCTTCGCGAAGGAAACCGTCACGGCCTATATCGGCTTCGACCCGACGGCGCCGAGCCTGCATGCCGGCGGCCTGATCCAGATCATGATGCTGCACTGGCTGCAGCAGACCGGCCACCGCCCCGTCTCGCTCATGGGCGGCGGCACCGGCATGGTGGGTGACCCGTCCTTCAAGGACGAGGCGCGCCAGCTCATGACCGTGGACACGATCGAGGCCAACATCGCCTCGATCAGGCGGGTGTTCTCGAACTACCTGAGCTACGGCGACAGCAACCACGGCGACAGCCTTCGCGGCGCGCTGATGATCAACAACGCCGAATGGCTGCGCGAGCTCAACTACCTGGAGTTCCTGCGCGACGTCGGCCGGCACTTCTCGGTCAACCGCATGCTGTCCTTCGACAGTGTGAAGATGCGGCTGGAGCGCGAGCAGTCGCTGTCCTTCCTCGAATTCAACTACATGATCCTGCAGGCCTACGACTTCGTGGAGCTGAACAAGCGCTACGGCGTGCGGCTGCAGATGGGCGGCTCCGACCAGTGGGGCAACATCGTCAACGGCATCGATCTCGGCCACCGCATGGGCAGCCCGCAGCTCTATGCGCTGACCTCGCCGCTGCTCACCACCGCCTCCGGCGCCAAGATGGGCAAGACGCTGGGCGGCGCCGTGTGGCTGAATGCCGACCTGCTCGGCCCCTACGAGTTCTGGCAGTACTGGCGCAACACCGAGGACGCGGACGTGCCGCGCTTCCTCAAGCTCTACACCACGCTGCCCATGGCGGAGATCGCCCGGCTTTCCGCGCTCGGCGGCGCGGAGCTCAACGAGGTGAAGAAGATCCTCGCCACCGAGGTCACCGCCATGCTGCACGGCCGCGCGGCGGCGGAAGCGGCGGCGGAGACGGCGCGCAAGACCTTCGAGGAAGGCGGGCTCTCCGCGGATCTGCCGACCGTCGAGGTGCCGGCGGGCGAGCTGGAGGCCGGCATCGGCGTGCTCGCGGCGTTTGCCGAGAAGACGGGGCTCGTCGCCTCGAACGGCGAGGCGCGCCGGCAGATCAAGGGCGGCGGGCTGAAGGTGAACGACGCCACCGTCACCGACGAGAAGGCCGTGCTGACCGCCCGCGACCTCACCCCCGAGGGCGTGGTCAAGCTGTCGCTCGGCAAGAAGAAGCACGTCCTGCTGCGGCCGGTGTAA
- a CDS encoding anhydro-N-acetylmuramic acid kinase, with translation MSRPVKAIGLMSGTSLDGVDVALIETDGENVAAFGPGRTYAYAEADRALLMRALEEAKPLTDRSARPGVLAEAERVVTERHAQALAAFLAEFPEHRDVAAVGFHGQTVLHRPEIRLTVQIGDGPALAWAIRALTPAPGPALVYDLRAADVAAGGQGAPLVPAYHRALAQGLVKELALPGPLLVLNLGGVANITWLDGEADPIACDTGPANALIDDFMKARTGVPVDRDGAAAAAGRVDETVIARLLTHPFFSRKPPKSLDRNDFREWVAVHGGLDAMSVEDGAATLTALTAACVGAILPHLPKRPATLIAAGGGAHNPTLLAMLRERLGVEVVTADAVGWSGDALEAQAFAFLAVRSLRGLPLSFPTTTGVPRPMLGGVVIAAG, from the coding sequence ATGTCCCGCCCCGTGAAGGCCATCGGCCTGATGAGCGGCACCTCGCTCGACGGGGTGGACGTCGCGCTGATCGAGACCGATGGCGAGAATGTTGCCGCCTTCGGGCCGGGGCGGACCTATGCCTATGCGGAGGCCGACCGGGCGCTGCTGATGCGGGCGCTGGAGGAGGCGAAGCCGCTCACCGACCGCAGTGCCCGGCCCGGCGTGCTGGCCGAGGCGGAGCGGGTGGTGACCGAGCGCCATGCGCAGGCGCTGGCGGCGTTCCTCGCAGAGTTTCCCGAGCATCGCGACGTCGCGGCGGTGGGCTTCCATGGCCAGACCGTGCTGCACCGGCCGGAAATCCGGCTGACGGTGCAGATAGGCGACGGCCCGGCGCTCGCGTGGGCGATCCGCGCGCTCACCCCGGCGCCAGGCCCGGCGCTGGTCTACGACCTGCGCGCCGCCGACGTCGCCGCGGGCGGGCAGGGGGCGCCGCTGGTGCCCGCCTATCACCGGGCGCTTGCGCAGGGCCTGGTGAAGGAGCTGGCGCTGCCCGGCCCCTTGCTGGTGCTCAATCTCGGCGGTGTGGCCAACATCACCTGGCTCGACGGTGAAGCCGATCCCATCGCCTGCGACACCGGCCCGGCCAATGCGCTGATCGACGATTTCATGAAGGCGCGCACCGGCGTGCCGGTCGACCGCGACGGAGCGGCGGCGGCGGCGGGGCGGGTCGACGAGACGGTGATCGCGCGCCTGCTCACCCATCCCTTCTTCTCAAGGAAACCGCCGAAGTCGCTGGATCGGAACGATTTTCGCGAATGGGTTGCGGTGCATGGCGGCCTCGACGCGATGAGCGTGGAAGACGGCGCAGCGACGCTGACGGCGCTCACCGCGGCCTGCGTCGGGGCGATCCTGCCGCATCTGCCGAAGCGCCCGGCGACGCTGATCGCGGCCGGCGGCGGGGCGCACAACCCGACGCTTCTCGCCATGCTCCGGGAGCGCCTCGGCGTCGAGGTGGTGACGGCGGATGCGGTGGGCTGGTCGGGCGACGCGTTGGAAGCGCAGGCTTTCGCCTTCCTGGCGGTGCGGTCCCTGCGCGGCCTTCCGCTGAGCTTCCCGACCACGACGGGCGTGCCCCGGCCGATGCTCGGCGGGGTCGTCATCGCGGCCGGCTGA
- the sufB gene encoding Fe-S cluster assembly protein SufB, with translation MPAVQETVDQVRSIDVDQYKYGFFTEIESEKAPKGLTEDTIRFISAKKDEPEWMLEWRLEAFRRWQTMREPEWARVSYPPIAYQELYYYSAPKRKEGPKSIDDIDPEILATYEKLGIPLRERDALLGIESGGARVAVDAVFDSVSVATTFKEELAKAGVIFMPISEAIREYPEVVRKYLGSVVPVTDNFFATLNSAVFSDGSFVYVPKGVRCPMELSTYFRINERNTGQFERTLIIADEGAYVSYLEGCTAPMRDENQLHAAVVELVALADAEIKYSTVQNWYPGDSQGKGGIFNFVTKRGDCRGDRSKISWTQVETGSAITWKYPSCILRGDNSQGEFYSIAISNGRQQVDSGTKMIHLGKNTSSRIISKGIAAGHSDNTYRGLVSAHRKATNARNFTNCDSLLIGDKCGAHTVPYIESKNSTAHFEHEATTSKISEDQLFYCRQRGLDPEEATALIVNGFVKDVLQQLPMEFAVEAQKLIAVSLEGSVG, from the coding sequence ATGCCGGCCGTACAGGAGACAGTGGACCAGGTCCGCTCCATCGATGTCGATCAGTACAAGTACGGGTTCTTCACGGAGATCGAGTCCGAGAAGGCGCCGAAGGGCCTGACCGAGGATACGATCCGCTTCATTTCGGCCAAGAAGGACGAGCCGGAATGGATGCTGGAATGGCGGCTCGAAGCCTTCCGCCGCTGGCAGACCATGCGCGAGCCGGAATGGGCGCGGGTGAGCTATCCGCCGATCGCCTATCAGGAGCTCTATTACTATTCCGCGCCGAAGCGGAAAGAGGGCCCGAAGTCGATCGACGACATCGACCCGGAGATCCTCGCGACCTATGAGAAGCTCGGCATCCCGCTGCGCGAGCGCGACGCGCTGCTCGGCATCGAGAGCGGCGGCGCGCGCGTGGCCGTCGACGCCGTGTTCGACTCTGTCTCGGTGGCGACCACCTTCAAGGAGGAGCTCGCCAAGGCCGGCGTGATCTTCATGCCGATCTCCGAGGCGATCCGCGAGTACCCGGAGGTGGTCAGGAAGTATCTCGGCTCGGTCGTCCCGGTCACCGACAACTTCTTCGCCACGCTGAACTCGGCGGTGTTCTCCGACGGCTCCTTCGTCTACGTGCCGAAGGGCGTGCGCTGCCCGATGGAGCTCTCGACCTATTTCCGCATCAATGAGCGCAACACCGGCCAGTTCGAGCGCACGCTGATCATCGCCGACGAGGGCGCCTATGTGAGCTACCTCGAAGGCTGCACCGCGCCGATGCGCGACGAGAACCAGCTTCACGCCGCCGTGGTCGAACTCGTCGCCCTTGCGGACGCCGAGATCAAGTACTCGACGGTGCAGAACTGGTATCCGGGCGACAGCCAGGGCAAGGGCGGCATCTTCAACTTCGTCACCAAGCGCGGCGACTGCCGCGGCGACCGCTCGAAGATCTCCTGGACGCAGGTGGAGACCGGCTCGGCCATCACCTGGAAGTACCCGAGCTGCATCCTGCGCGGCGACAATTCGCAGGGCGAGTTCTACTCCATCGCCATCTCGAACGGGCGCCAGCAGGTCGACAGCGGCACCAAGATGATCCACCTCGGCAAGAACACGTCGAGCCGGATCATCTCCAAGGGCATCGCGGCGGGCCACTCGGACAACACCTATCGCGGTCTTGTCTCGGCCCACCGCAAGGCGACCAACGCGCGCAACTTCACCAACTGCGACAGCCTGCTGATCGGCGACAAATGCGGCGCGCACACCGTGCCCTACATCGAGTCGAAGAACTCGACGGCGCATTTCGAGCACGAGGCGACCACCTCGAAGATCTCCGAGGACCAGCTGTTCTATTGCCGCCAGCGCGGGCTCGATCCCGAGGAGGCCACGGCGCTGATCGTCAACGGCTTCGTCAAGGACGTGCTGCAGCAGCTGCCAATGGAGTTCGCGGTCGAGGCGCAGAAGCTGATCGCGGTGAGCCTCGAAGGCTCGGTGGGCTGA
- the bcp gene encoding thioredoxin-dependent thiol peroxidase, which translates to MSKIAVGQPAPDFTLGTDTGESVTLASCRGRKLVLYFYPKAGTQGCTLEAHDFNQLKDAFDAADTRLIGVSADPAKALARFRAKQGLGFTLLGDETHAVLEAYGVWTEKQMYGRKFMGIERTTLLIDRDGRIARIWPKVKVAGHAKEVLEAAKGL; encoded by the coding sequence ATGAGCAAGATCGCCGTCGGACAGCCCGCTCCTGACTTCACCCTCGGCACCGATACGGGCGAGAGCGTGACACTTGCCTCCTGCCGAGGACGCAAGCTGGTGCTGTACTTCTACCCGAAGGCCGGCACGCAAGGCTGCACGCTGGAGGCGCACGACTTCAACCAACTCAAGGACGCGTTCGACGCCGCCGACACGCGCCTCATCGGCGTCTCGGCCGATCCCGCCAAGGCACTGGCGCGCTTCCGCGCCAAGCAGGGGCTCGGCTTCACGCTCCTGGGCGACGAGACCCATGCCGTGCTGGAGGCCTATGGCGTGTGGACGGAGAAGCAGATGTACGGGCGCAAGTTCATGGGCATCGAGCGCACCACGCTCTTGATCGACCGCGACGGCCGCATCGCTCGCATCTGGCCGAAGGTGAAGGTCGCCGGCCATGCCAAGGAGGTTCTGGAGGCGGCGAAGGGGTTGTGA